The Calliphora vicina chromosome 3, idCalVici1.1, whole genome shotgun sequence genome contains a region encoding:
- the LOC135955259 gene encoding defense protein l(2)34Fc-like, with the protein MLRFILLVCCLTAPVLGYSKGAPRSACRNGLMPRHRAEAQTTAAPYSFSGENSVKSGHTISLSLSGDKFLGFMIQAQNAKEEPVGRFKVIEANKSQLLRCAAEGDSLTHVQLHKKPITSVEFEWLAPADYKGPVIFVATVVKDYSTFWVRKVTKAVTVQ; encoded by the exons ATGTTGCGTTTTATTTTACTTGTCTGCTGTTTGACAGCTCCCGTCCTCGGTTATTCTAAAGGGGCACCACGATCTGCTTGTAGGAATGGTCTAATGCCCAGGCATCGTGCAGAAGCTCAAACCACTGCAGCCCCCTATAGTTTCTCTGGTGAAAATTCGGTCAAGTCGGGCCACACAATTTCACTTAGCCTAAGTGGTGATAAATTCTTGGGATTCATGATACAGGCTCAAAATGCTAAAGAAGAACCTGTTGGTCGCTTTAAAGTCATTGAAGCTAATAAATCTCAACTTTTAAGATGTGCAGCTGAGGGA GACTCTTTAACACATGTCCAGTTGCACAAAAAACCTATTACTAGCGTAGAATTCGAATGGCTGGCTCCCGCTGATTACAAGGGTCCCGTTATATTTGTAGCCACAGTTGTCAAAGATTATTCTACATTTTGGGTACGCAAGGTAACCAAAGCTGTTACCGTacaataa